A single region of the Salvia miltiorrhiza cultivar Shanhuang (shh) chromosome 8, IMPLAD_Smil_shh, whole genome shotgun sequence genome encodes:
- the LOC130998891 gene encoding uncharacterized protein LOC130998891 isoform X1 has product MELTNTVEFTAVESPLEMLLTAASLIPITLPLFGISLILIVFLYKFLEIHFLQDLFSGFRGQPVVLTFDPCSQLYHDVVSKCKILHGRYLATPWLCSPHLQTTFVHYFGNPPAIGYRRQIFVTSDGGTLALDWVKNALVKDQAFQVDGPVQKDGENPILIIVPGLTSASDSAYVKHLAFIMAKRGWNVVVSNHRGLGGVSITSDCFYNGGWTEDVRKVIDHIHCQYPGAPLYVVGTSIGANILIKYLAEEGMDAPLVGAAAICSPWDLLICDRFMNRKLIQRLYNKALTVGLKEYAHLHEAVLSRISNWEGIQKSRSVRDFDDSATRVLGNYETVDTYYRRCSSANFVGSVMVPLLCISALDDPICTREAIPWDECRLNKNVVLATTEHGGHLPFFEGLTAKSVWWVRAVDEFFSILQSSPRKIEISGPCVNPVESSIDQAPYVHLSKEGMVGGVSDEIQVEQQDQNKGGDKIHVELSGPPNTDQGMAAVVAPVMKRLNQVSRQNRTSLWLLAYIAILTSWPLVGSAVSVFLRKRFRARFA; this is encoded by the exons ATGGAATTAACTAATACGGTAGAGTTTACGGCGGTGGAGTCTCCGTTAGAGATGCTGCTGACGGCGGCGTCGTTGATACCGATTACTCTTCCTCTATTCGGGATTTCGTTGATCTTAATCGTTTTCCTCTACAAATTTCTCGAGATTCATTTCCTGCAAGACCTTTTCTCCGGATTCAGGGGGCAGCCGGTGGTTTTGACTTTCGATCCTTGCTCTCAACTCTACCACGACGTCGTTTCCAAGTGTAAAATTCTTCATGGAAG GTATTTAGCAACTCCATGGTTATGTAGTCCGCATCTTCAGACAACTTTTGTTCATTATTTTGGAAATCCTCCGGCTATCGGTTATAGAAG ACAGATCTTTGTGACCTCTGATGGTGGAACTCTAGCTTTAGATTGGGTCAAGAATGCTCTAG TTAAGGATCAAGCCTTTCAAGTTGATGGTCCTGTGCAGAAAGATGGCGAAAATCCCATCTTAATTATTGTTCCTGGATTGACAAGTGCATCCGATTCTGCT TATGTTAAACATTTGGCATTCATCATGGCTAAACGAGGATGGAATGTTGTTGTAAGCAATCATCGGGGACTTGGAGGTGTATCGATTACG TCGGACTGCTTCTACAATGGTGGATGGACAGAGGATGTAAGAAAAGTAATTGACCATATTCACTGCCAATACCCGGGGGCTCCTTTATATGTCGTTGGCACTAGCATAGGTGCTAATATTCTG ATCAAATACCTTGCTGAGGAGGGAATGGATGCTCCTCTGGTTGGAGCTGCAGCAATCTGTTCTCCTTGGGATCTTTTG ATATGCGATAGATTTATGAACCGCAAACTCATACAGAGGCTTTACAATAAAGCTCTGACTGTTGGCTTGAAAGAATATGCCCATTT GCATGAGGCTGTTCTTTCTCGAATTTCAAACTGGGAAGGTATTCAAAAg TCACGTTCAGTTCGGGACTTTGATGATTCAGCAACTCGTGTTCTTGGTAATTATGAG ACCGTGGATACGTATTACAGGCGCTGTAGCAGTGCTAATTTTGTCGGAAGTGTAATGGTTCCCCTTCTTTGCATCAGTGCTTTAGATGATCCTATATGCACACGCGAAGCAATTCCGTGGGATGAATGCAG GTTAAATAAAAACGTGGTGTTGGCTACTACAGAACATGGAGGGCATTTACCTTTTTTCGAAGGGTTAACTGCAAAAAGTGTCTG GTGGGTAAGGGCTGTGGATGAATTTTTCAGTATTCTGCAATCCAGCCCCCGGAAAATAGAG ATTTCAGGCCCCTGCGTCAACCCTGTGGAGTCATCCATCGATCAGGCCCCGTACGTGCATCTCTCCAAAGAGGGCATGGTGGGTGGAGTGAGCGATGAAATACAAGTCGAGCAGCAGGATCAAAACAAGGGTGGAGATAAAATCCATGTGGAACTCAGTGGTCCACCAAATACTGATCAAGGTATGGCTGCTGTTGTTGCTCCGGTGATGAAGCGCCTGAATCAAGTCTCTCGTCAGAATCGAACTTCTCTGTGGCTGCTTGCCTACATTGCCATCCTAACTAGCTGGCCACTTGTGGGTTCTGCTGTATCTGTTTTCTTGAGAAAAAGATTTCGAGCTCGTTTTGCCTGA
- the LOC130998624 gene encoding uncharacterized protein LOC130998624, translating into MRTPIAELGLEDTMCWNFDPRGVFSVKTAYLLSLGYYENNPNQSWSRLVWSNSLPPKIKVFVWRALNNIIPTGANLKEHKVPIDGIRGRCHSRWDVTEHSLIFCPVVHNTWKSFIFWRVLKEAVALPILAIAELIRRNFSVDEYTLWCMLLWRVWSFVCEVIHGKVQLESAPSAAESQTALEAFWAAKSTFFVKNIMGMRLGNRDPQRQQYGVRVAVRNHRGELQLAAAKACKASSNSLMMEIMAMVAGITWCLEYDISPIELITDSMLAARVMACPDEEGRVLSDDILDILTVARSFMLISVNHMHREANVVAHNLAHFARSCQQPVCLIAGFPRWLRDLVSKDVS; encoded by the exons ATGCGAACCCCTATTGCTGAGCTTGGGCTGGAAGATACCATGTGCTGGAATTTTGATCCGCGGGGAGTGTTCTCGGTGAAGACGGCTTATCTGCTGAGTTTGGGATATTATGAGAATAATCCGAATCAAAGCTGGTCTCGTTTAGTTTGGAGCAATTCCCTTCCGCCAAAGATTAAAGTCTTTGTTTGGCGAGCTCTGAACAATATCATTCCAACGGGCGCTAATTTGAAAGAGCATAAGGTACCGATTGATGGAATTCGTGGGCGGTGTCATAGTCGGTGGGACGTAACAGAACATAGCTTGATCTTTTGCCCGGTGGTTCATAATACTTGGAAAAGCTTTATTTTCTGGAGAGTTTTGAAGGAAGCTGTTGCTCTTCCTATTCTTGCTATTGCAGAGTTAATACGGAGGAATTTCAGTGTTGATGAGTATACGTTGTGGTGTATGTTACTTTGGCGTGTGTGGAGCTTTGTTTGTGAGGTGATTCACGGTAAGGTTCAGCTGGAGTCTGCACCATCGGCTGCGGAGAGTCAAACGGCGCTGGAGGCTTTTTGGGCTGCTAAATCGACCTTCTTCGTCAAGAATATTATGGGTATGCGTTTGGGCAACCGG GATCCACAACGGCAGCAGTACGGCGTTAGGGTGGCGGTTCGTAATCATCGGGGTGAGCTGCAGCTGGCGGCGGCGAAGGCCTGCAAGGCGAGTTCAAACTCGCTTATGATGGAAATTATGGCTATGGTCGCTGGAATCACGTGGTGCTTGGAATATGAtatttctccgattgagttaaTTACTGACTCGATGTTGGCGGCTAGAGTCATGGCTTGTCCGGATGAGGAGGGTCGTGTCTTATCTGATGATATTCTTGATATTCTCACTGTGGCTAGATCGTTTATGCTTATTAGTGTTAATCATATGCATAGAGAGGCGAATGTTGTGGCCCATAATCTCGCGCATTTTGCGCGCTCTTGTCAGCAACCAGTTTGTTTGATTGCCGGTTTTCCTCGTTGGCTCCGTGACTTGGTCTCGAAGGACGTTTCTTAA
- the LOC130998891 gene encoding embryogenesis-associated protein EMB8-like isoform X2 translates to MELTNTVEFTAVESPLEMLLTAASLIPITLPLFGISLILIVFLYKFLEIHFLQDLFSGFRGQPVVLTFDPCSQLYHDVVSKCKILHGRYLATPWLCSPHLQTTFVHYFGNPPAIGYRRQIFVTSDGGTLALDWVKNALVKDQAFQVDGPVQKDGENPILIIVPGLTSASDSAYVKHLAFIMAKRGWNVVVSNHRGLGGVSITSDCFYNGGWTEDVRKVIDHIHCQYPGAPLYVVGTSIGANILIKYLAEEGMDAPLVGAAAICSPWDLLICDRFMNRKLIQRLYNKALTVGLKEYAHLHEAVLSRISNWEGIQKSRSVRDFDDSATRVLGNYETVDTYYRRCSSANFVGSVMVPLLCISALDDPICTREAIPWDECRLNKNVVLATTEHGGHLPFFEGLTAKSVWWVRAVDEFFSILQSSPRKIEGDEALV, encoded by the exons ATGGAATTAACTAATACGGTAGAGTTTACGGCGGTGGAGTCTCCGTTAGAGATGCTGCTGACGGCGGCGTCGTTGATACCGATTACTCTTCCTCTATTCGGGATTTCGTTGATCTTAATCGTTTTCCTCTACAAATTTCTCGAGATTCATTTCCTGCAAGACCTTTTCTCCGGATTCAGGGGGCAGCCGGTGGTTTTGACTTTCGATCCTTGCTCTCAACTCTACCACGACGTCGTTTCCAAGTGTAAAATTCTTCATGGAAG GTATTTAGCAACTCCATGGTTATGTAGTCCGCATCTTCAGACAACTTTTGTTCATTATTTTGGAAATCCTCCGGCTATCGGTTATAGAAG ACAGATCTTTGTGACCTCTGATGGTGGAACTCTAGCTTTAGATTGGGTCAAGAATGCTCTAG TTAAGGATCAAGCCTTTCAAGTTGATGGTCCTGTGCAGAAAGATGGCGAAAATCCCATCTTAATTATTGTTCCTGGATTGACAAGTGCATCCGATTCTGCT TATGTTAAACATTTGGCATTCATCATGGCTAAACGAGGATGGAATGTTGTTGTAAGCAATCATCGGGGACTTGGAGGTGTATCGATTACG TCGGACTGCTTCTACAATGGTGGATGGACAGAGGATGTAAGAAAAGTAATTGACCATATTCACTGCCAATACCCGGGGGCTCCTTTATATGTCGTTGGCACTAGCATAGGTGCTAATATTCTG ATCAAATACCTTGCTGAGGAGGGAATGGATGCTCCTCTGGTTGGAGCTGCAGCAATCTGTTCTCCTTGGGATCTTTTG ATATGCGATAGATTTATGAACCGCAAACTCATACAGAGGCTTTACAATAAAGCTCTGACTGTTGGCTTGAAAGAATATGCCCATTT GCATGAGGCTGTTCTTTCTCGAATTTCAAACTGGGAAGGTATTCAAAAg TCACGTTCAGTTCGGGACTTTGATGATTCAGCAACTCGTGTTCTTGGTAATTATGAG ACCGTGGATACGTATTACAGGCGCTGTAGCAGTGCTAATTTTGTCGGAAGTGTAATGGTTCCCCTTCTTTGCATCAGTGCTTTAGATGATCCTATATGCACACGCGAAGCAATTCCGTGGGATGAATGCAG GTTAAATAAAAACGTGGTGTTGGCTACTACAGAACATGGAGGGCATTTACCTTTTTTCGAAGGGTTAACTGCAAAAAGTGTCTG GTGGGTAAGGGCTGTGGATGAATTTTTCAGTATTCTGCAATCCAGCCCCCGGAAAATAGAG GGAGATGAAGCCTTGGTATAG
- the LOC130998892 gene encoding uncharacterized protein At5g49945-like encodes MLLQIKHSLSTMANRSSFSLLNSPLSLLLPRGDAFLYLFALLSISSLLLHHLTPAAAQPHFEGFDADEDDDFALGEPKSDDFIRPIRSSPPPISLSTSTPESHHGPPETDRSPPSDQNPKPASTSTSSFEYWDEDEFEGIPPTEAVTESAAAAAESDPVPSSGDSVKDPSSDVKVPMKITSFTVEIACVSFLIVFAINYFTGKKENENLALAWASKFATKDSIFEKNFSLLGVGETDDSPLLLQEGKNVFKFYASGRRYCSGLLATMELKSRHDLISRLYNMVVPCKDEITFEVYMNDDSMDQVVFALARKKLAKTMQKELADLHRFAGLVNPPNGRKWVAEELQVVSESKEVATDLITDAVLDQVFGDKAFEKTGKGFISMHFSDQQPGSSRKMLVFKFALPDENNMADMTRLVALVPYYIDLIGRYKLSSHARSKTEAARTKVAQEHYKELQYARQDALQKKKAEQRKKLEEAEAKLSAEALRKKEAKDRSRQMKKAMPKMKMTKAH; translated from the exons ATGTTGTTGCAGATCAAACACTCTCTCTCAACAATGGCGAATAGATCTTCCTTCTCCCTCCTCAactcccccctctctctcctcctccCGCGAGGCGACGCTTTCCTCTACCTCTTCGCCCTCCTCTCCATCTCCTCTCTCCTCCTCCACCACCTCACTCCCGCCGCCGCTCAACCCCACTTCGAGGGATTTGACGCCGATGAAGACGACGATTTCGCCCTCGGAGAACCTAAATCCGACGACTTCATCCGCCCCATCCGCTCCTCTCCTCCTCCGATTTCTCTATCCACCTCCACCCCCGAGTCACACCACGGCCCCCCCGAGACCGATCGATCCCCGCCGTCCGATCAGAACCCTAAGCCAGCTTCAACTTCAACTTCCTCGTTTGAATACTGGGATGAAGACGAATTCGAAGGAATCCCGCCCACTGAAGCGGTCACTgaatctgctgctgctgctgctgaatcGGATCCGGTCCCGAGCTCCGGTGATTCGGTTAAGGATCCGAGCTCGGATGTGAAGGTTCCAATGAAGATTACCTCGTTTACCGTTGAAATTGCGTGTGTTTCATTCTTAATCGTGTTTGCCATCAACTACTTCACTGGGAAAAAGGAGAATGAGAATCTGGCTTTGGCTTGGGCTAGCAAATTCGCGACCAAGGACTCGATCTTCGAGAAGAATTTCAGCCTGTTGGGAGTTGGCGAGACCGACGACTCGCCGCTTCTGTTGCAGGAAGGGAAGAATGTGTTCAAGTTCTACGCGAGTGGTAGGAGGTATTGCTCGGGATTGCTGGCGACGATGGAGCTCAAGAGCCGGCACGATTTGATTTCGAGGCTGTACAACATGGTGGTGCCGTGCAAAGATGAGATTACGTTTGAGGTTTACATGAATGATGATTCGATGGATCAGGTGGTTTTTGCATTGGCGAGGAAGAAGCTGGCAAAGACGATGCAGAAGGAGCTGGCAGATCTGCACAGGTTTGCTGGGCTAGTGAATCCTCCCAATGGGAGAAAATGGGTGGCGGAGGAGTTGCAGGTGGTGTCGGAGTCCAAGGAAGTTGCTACCGATTTGATCACTGATGCTGTGCTTGATCAG GTTTTTGGCGACAAAGCTTTTGAAAAAACTGGAAAAGGTTTCATCTCAATGCATTTCTCGGATCAACAACCGGGTTCAAGCAGAAAGATGCTAGTGTTTAAGTTTGCTCTTCCTGATGAGAATAACATGGCCGACATGACTCGTTTGGTTGCTCTTGTACCTTACTACATTGACCTGATTGGACGATACAAGCTCAGTTCACAC GCTCGATCAAAAACAGAAGCAGCTAGAACAAAGGTTGCCCAGGAGCACTACAAAGAGCTTCAATATGCCAGGCAAGACGCTTTGCAGAAAAAGAAGGCAGAGCAGAGGAAGAAGTTGGAGGAGGCGGAGGCAAAGCTAAGTGCTGAGGCCCTTCGCAAGAAGGAAGCTAAAGACCGTTCTCGCCAAATGAAGAAGGCAATGCCGAAAATGAAGATGACTAAGGCTCATTAG